One window from the genome of Spiractinospora alimapuensis encodes:
- a CDS encoding FecCD family ABC transporter permease: protein MSTRIHARTVVLTIVAVLAAVLATVWSMTLGSEDLGPVDVVRALVGAPAEPAHTFIVHSVRLPRALAAALVGAVLAVAGAVLQALVRNPLASPDIIGVNSGAGLVVVFAIVTSAPAAVIPFGAFAGAVATAFLVYALTWRAGISGTRLVLVGIGVNAIATALTTLLIVRFPVDRVSLAVWWQAGTLQGAEWADVTVLLVGAGVLLPIVLWFVRHAAVLQFGDDAARALGVRAERSRALLLLAAAGCAAVAVAAAGPIGFVALISPHIARMLAGPMTGGVLLLAGGIGACVVSVSDLVARTAFPVAVPVGVLTAAVGAPYFLYLLARTNRA from the coding sequence GTGAGCACCCGGATCCACGCCCGGACCGTCGTGTTGACGATCGTCGCGGTCCTCGCGGCCGTGCTGGCGACCGTCTGGTCGATGACACTGGGCTCGGAGGACCTCGGTCCGGTGGATGTGGTTCGCGCGCTTGTCGGAGCGCCCGCCGAACCGGCGCACACCTTCATCGTGCACTCGGTGCGGCTCCCGCGCGCGTTGGCGGCGGCGCTGGTCGGAGCCGTGCTGGCTGTCGCCGGCGCGGTACTGCAGGCCCTGGTGCGCAACCCGTTGGCGTCACCGGACATCATCGGGGTGAACAGCGGCGCCGGCCTCGTCGTGGTGTTCGCCATCGTCACCTCCGCGCCGGCGGCGGTGATCCCGTTCGGCGCCTTCGCCGGTGCCGTCGCGACCGCCTTCCTGGTCTACGCCCTGACGTGGCGGGCGGGGATCTCCGGGACCCGGCTCGTGTTGGTCGGGATCGGGGTGAACGCGATCGCCACCGCGCTGACCACCCTGCTCATCGTTCGGTTCCCGGTGGACCGGGTGTCACTGGCGGTGTGGTGGCAGGCCGGGACGCTGCAGGGCGCGGAGTGGGCCGACGTGACCGTACTGCTCGTCGGGGCCGGCGTGCTGTTGCCGATCGTGCTGTGGTTCGTTCGCCACGCGGCGGTGTTGCAGTTCGGGGACGACGCGGCCCGGGCGTTGGGGGTGCGGGCGGAACGGTCTCGCGCGCTGCTGCTGCTCGCCGCCGCGGGGTGTGCCGCCGTAGCTGTCGCCGCGGCGGGGCCGATCGGGTTCGTCGCGCTCATCAGTCCGCACATCGCCCGCATGCTCGCCGGTCCGATGACGGGTGGGGTGTTGTTGCTCGCCGGGGGCATCGGGGCGTGCGTGGTTTCTGTCTCGGACCTGGTGGCGCGGACCGCGTTTCCCGTCGCGGTTCCGGTTGGGGTGCTGACGGCCGCGGTCGGCGCGCCCTACTTCCTGTATCTACTGGCCCGCACGAACCGGGCATGA